The genomic window CTACCGTGGTGTCGATGGGTGAATGCAGGATCAGCAGCGGCTTGCGCAGCTTGGGCAGGTATGTCTCGGGATTGGTCTCCGCTAAATCCTCAAGGAACTCGCGGGAAATGGTGATTTCTCGCCCGCCAAGGGTCAGCGTCACCGCCCCATTTTCGTCGACTTCTCCAATGCGATCGGCAAAGTGCAACACCGCGTGAGCTGGATCGAAAGGTGCACCGATGGTGGCGACGCCCCTGAGATTCTTCAATTGGGTCGCAGCCTTCAGCGAAGCCGCACCGCCCAGGGAGTGGCCGATGAGCAGTTGGGGAGCCTCATAGTGTTCGGTGAGCCAATCATTGACTGCCTTGATGTCTTCGACATTCTCGCTGAAACTCGTCTCGTGGAAATTGCCCTCCGATTGGCCCAGGCCAGGGAAATCAAAGCGCAAGCACGCGATACCCAAATCGGCCAGCGTTTTGCTCACTCTGGACGCGGCCGGCGTGAAGCGTGAGCCGGTGAAGCAGTGCGCGAAGATGGCGAAAGCCTGCGGCTTGGAATCGGGGAAGTCGATGGTGGCGGCAAGTTGATAGCCCTTGGAAGAGGGCACCTTTACGCTCTGTGAATGCATGAAAGCGCAACGCTCCTTGATGGTGCAGTTCGAAAATGAGATTGCAATAAACGCACCCCAGCTTAAGTGAGAACTACCCCGGGAGTAACACTGCATTCATGTCGCGTTGGTTAAGCTGGAGCGAGTATGCAACGTAGCTCACCCCGGTGGCGGCGCGGCATCGTTTTCGTGCATCCAGGAAAGAGGATTGGTAGTGGCAGGTTTCGGCTGGTTTTGGGACGCAATGGGTGGAAAATCCGGGCGTAATCAAAAGCGAAGCAAGCAGGTGGTTGCTCAATCGTCGGCACTCCACAGTGAAGTTGCAGCGCTGAGTGATGCCGAGTTGCGCGATCATGCTACGCGCGCTGTTGCACAAGGCCATATGAACGATCCTGCACGTTTCCTTGCGGTGCTCGCCGAGGCGTCGCGTCGCGCCCTTGGACTTTCTCCCTTCGAGGTTCAAACTCAAGCCGTGCTTCGTTTGCTCGAAGGCGACGTGATCCAGATGGACACTGGTGAAGGTAAAACCCTCGTCGGTGCAATGGCTGCCACCGGTTTTGGGCTGATGGGGAAATCAGTTCATTGCGTCACGGTCAATGAATACTTGGCGCGTCGAGATGCTGCATGGATGTCGCCCCTGGTTGAGTTCTTCGGTTTGAGTGTCGCACACATTGAGGAATCGATGACTGCGGGG from Corynebacterium gerontici includes these protein-coding regions:
- a CDS encoding bifunctional alpha/beta hydrolase/OsmC family protein, whose translation is MHSQSVKVPSSKGYQLAATIDFPDSKPQAFAIFAHCFTGSRFTPAASRVSKTLADLGIACLRFDFPGLGQSEGNFHETSFSENVEDIKAVNDWLTEHYEAPQLLIGHSLGGAASLKAATQLKNLRGVATIGAPFDPAHAVLHFADRIGEVDENGAVTLTLGGREITISREFLEDLAETNPETYLPKLRKPLLILHSPIDTTVGVENAQLIFQLTRYPKSLVTLHKADHLVTRQGAAQTAARQIRTWFEQYIVAASDGDQVDTIPEGVAIAHSIKAGKYADLVRTGTHTFTTDREKANGGKNLGYSPTQMIISAIASATSQAVRIAAKESRIALDDVEVTVTRALASDDELHLRRTIAIEGELSHEEREELKAAVAQSGIDHLFGPNVHIEDE